A window of Streptomyces marispadix contains these coding sequences:
- a CDS encoding class I SAM-dependent methyltransferase yields the protein MTSETGVMLREFLRSPADIGAVAPSSSRLAEAVTAPVPELGDPVVVELGPGTGAFTSAIEEQLAGRGHQLAVEMNPRLAEQLRSRCRRVEVLNADASTLPRLLAERGLEKADVVVSGLPWASFSPQVQNEILSAVSRVLAPGGAFTTFGYVHAMRLASALRFRELLCTTFEEVVLGRTVWRNLPPALVYHARRPRTQASRSVAMVPSRRQPAGVSDPTSVH from the coding sequence TTGACGAGCGAGACCGGCGTGATGCTGCGTGAGTTCCTTCGATCACCCGCCGACATCGGTGCTGTGGCCCCCAGTTCCTCCAGACTCGCCGAAGCGGTGACGGCGCCCGTACCGGAACTCGGTGATCCGGTGGTGGTCGAACTAGGGCCCGGTACCGGGGCGTTCACCAGCGCCATCGAGGAACAGCTCGCCGGACGCGGCCATCAGCTCGCCGTCGAGATGAACCCGCGGCTGGCGGAGCAGTTGCGTAGCCGCTGCCGTCGCGTGGAGGTGCTGAACGCCGACGCCTCGACACTGCCGCGCCTGCTCGCCGAGCGCGGTCTGGAGAAGGCTGACGTGGTCGTCAGCGGTCTGCCCTGGGCGTCCTTCTCACCGCAGGTGCAGAACGAGATCCTCAGTGCCGTGAGCCGGGTGCTCGCACCGGGGGGCGCGTTCACGACCTTCGGCTATGTGCACGCCATGCGGCTCGCCTCGGCGCTGCGCTTCCGGGAACTGCTGTGCACGACGTTCGAGGAGGTCGTCCTCGGCCGTACGGTGTGGCGCAATCTGCCGCCGGCGCTGGTCTACCACGCACGCCGCCCGCGGACGCAGGCGTCCCGTAGCGTCGCCATGGTGCCCTCCCGGCGTCAGCCTGCGGGCGTGTCCGATCCAACGTCCGTGCACTGA
- the gcvT gene encoding glycine cleavage system aminomethyltransferase GcvT, which translates to MSDIHSDATGEGSGGGPRTTALDAVHRALGATMTDFAGWDMPLRYGSERDEHVAVRTRAGLFDLSHMGEITVAGPQAGELLDYALVGSLSRLAVGRARYTMICDASGGILDDLIVYRTGEETYMVVANAANAQTVLDALRERGSGFADAQVRDDRDSYALIAVQGPEAAAILSGKHSLKGLTDADLDGLKYYAGLPGEVAGCEALIARTGYTGEDGFELFVSPADAVTVWEALTEAGKPAGLVPCGLSCRDTLRLEAGMPLYGHELTTRTTPFDAGMGRIVKFGKSTNDGAFVGREPLEAAAAQAEEAPPRKLVGLIAEGRRVPRAGYEVVSADGSVIGEVTSGAPSPTLGKPIAIAYVDPAYAEPGTEGVAVDIRGRHEPYEVVALPFYKRQR; encoded by the coding sequence ATGAGCGACATTCACAGCGATGCCACCGGCGAGGGTTCCGGCGGCGGCCCCCGCACCACCGCACTGGACGCCGTGCACCGCGCCCTCGGCGCGACGATGACCGACTTCGCCGGCTGGGACATGCCGCTGCGCTACGGCAGCGAGCGCGACGAGCACGTAGCCGTACGCACGCGTGCGGGCCTCTTCGACCTGTCCCACATGGGCGAGATCACCGTCGCCGGGCCGCAGGCGGGCGAGCTGCTGGACTACGCGCTGGTCGGCAGCCTCTCGCGGCTGGCCGTGGGCCGCGCCCGCTACACCATGATCTGCGACGCCTCGGGCGGCATCCTCGACGACCTGATCGTGTACCGCACCGGCGAGGAGACGTATATGGTCGTCGCCAACGCCGCCAACGCGCAGACCGTGCTGGACGCCCTGCGCGAGCGCGGCAGCGGCTTCGCCGACGCTCAGGTGCGTGACGACCGCGACTCCTACGCGCTGATCGCCGTGCAGGGCCCGGAGGCGGCGGCCATTCTCTCGGGGAAGCACAGCCTCAAGGGCCTCACGGACGCCGACCTGGACGGGCTGAAGTACTACGCCGGGCTGCCTGGCGAGGTCGCCGGGTGTGAAGCGCTCATCGCCCGTACCGGATACACCGGCGAGGACGGCTTCGAGCTGTTCGTCTCCCCCGCCGACGCCGTGACCGTATGGGAGGCGCTCACCGAGGCGGGCAAGCCCGCGGGTCTCGTGCCGTGCGGGCTGAGCTGCCGCGACACCCTGCGCCTCGAGGCGGGCATGCCGCTGTACGGGCACGAACTCACCACGCGTACAACGCCGTTCGACGCGGGCATGGGCCGGATCGTGAAGTTCGGGAAGAGCACGAACGACGGTGCCTTCGTCGGGCGTGAGCCGCTGGAGGCCGCCGCCGCGCAGGCCGAGGAGGCGCCGCCGCGCAAGCTCGTGGGGCTGATCGCCGAGGGCCGCCGGGTGCCGCGTGCCGGGTACGAGGTGGTCTCGGCGGACGGTTCGGTGATCGGCGAGGTCACCTCTGGAGCGCCCTCGCCGACGCTGGGCAAGCCGATCGCCATCGCCTACGTCGACCCCGCGTACGCCGAGCCCGGCACCGAGGGCGTCGCGGTCGACATCCGCGGCAGGCACGAGCCTTACGAAGTCGTGGCGCTCCCGTTCTACAAGCGGCAGCGCTGA
- a CDS encoding ABC transporter substrate-binding protein — MFKSRFESGCRGRTVRVVTAAAVTAGLLTGCSSQDDAPPEKKSIRVLMVDNPQMLELKKLTAEHFTKRTGIKVSFTTLPENEVRKEVHSDFATQSGRYDVATISNFETRDFAAHGWLRPLDSFITRDRSFDQSDILLPMQLSLSGADGKVYAEPFYGESSFLMYRKDVFEDLGLKMPKKPTWGQVAELAERADRPEKGMSGICLRGQPGWGEMTAPLTTVVNTFGGTWFDKNWNAKLTDPAFADAAQFYVDLVRDHGEDAPEKAGYAGCLRNMKRGKSAMWYDATAGAGPLEADGSPVKGKIGYVPAPIEETSSSGWLYTWAWGIQKASKQPRSAWEFMSWASSKEYEELVGREIGWANVPAGKRQSTFKQPAYKEAAGAFDDATEKAILEADPRKPGVQKRPTLGIQFVGIPEFTGLGDSVSQELSAAIKGEQSVGSALRKSQLEAQRIGAKYKRR; from the coding sequence GTGTTCAAGTCCCGGTTCGAGTCCGGATGCAGAGGAAGGACGGTAAGGGTGGTGACGGCGGCGGCCGTCACGGCGGGTCTGCTTACGGGGTGCAGCTCGCAGGACGACGCTCCGCCGGAGAAGAAGTCCATCAGAGTCCTGATGGTCGACAATCCGCAGATGCTGGAGCTGAAGAAGCTCACCGCCGAGCACTTCACCAAGCGGACGGGCATCAAGGTCAGCTTCACCACGCTTCCCGAGAACGAGGTCCGCAAGGAGGTCCACTCGGACTTCGCCACCCAGTCCGGGCGCTACGACGTCGCGACCATCAGCAACTTCGAGACGCGCGACTTCGCCGCCCACGGCTGGCTGAGGCCGCTGGACTCCTTCATCACCCGCGACCGTTCCTTCGACCAGAGCGACATCCTGCTGCCGATGCAGCTCTCCCTCAGCGGCGCGGACGGCAAGGTCTACGCGGAGCCCTTCTACGGCGAGTCCTCGTTCCTGATGTACCGCAAGGACGTCTTCGAAGACCTCGGCCTGAAGATGCCGAAGAAGCCCACGTGGGGACAGGTAGCGGAACTGGCCGAGCGCGCGGACCGCCCCGAGAAGGGCATGAGCGGCATCTGCCTGCGGGGCCAGCCGGGCTGGGGAGAGATGACGGCACCGCTGACCACGGTCGTGAACACCTTCGGCGGCACCTGGTTCGACAAGAACTGGAACGCGAAGCTCACCGACCCGGCCTTCGCCGACGCCGCGCAGTTCTACGTCGATCTCGTGCGCGACCACGGGGAGGACGCCCCCGAGAAGGCCGGATACGCGGGCTGCCTGCGCAACATGAAACGCGGCAAATCGGCGATGTGGTACGACGCGACGGCGGGCGCCGGCCCTCTGGAGGCCGACGGGTCACCCGTCAAGGGCAAGATCGGATACGTACCGGCGCCGATAGAGGAGACCAGTTCCTCGGGATGGCTCTACACCTGGGCGTGGGGCATCCAGAAGGCGTCGAAACAGCCGCGTTCCGCATGGGAGTTCATGTCGTGGGCGTCGAGCAAGGAGTACGAGGAGCTGGTGGGCCGTGAGATCGGCTGGGCCAACGTCCCCGCCGGGAAACGGCAGTCGACGTTCAAACAGCCCGCGTACAAGGAGGCGGCGGGCGCCTTCGACGACGCGACGGAGAAGGCGATACTCGAGGCCGACCCGCGTAAGCCCGGAGTGCAGAAGCGGCCGACCCTCGGCATCCAGTTCGTCGGGATACCGGAGTTCACGGGCCTCGGTGACAGCGTCTCGCAGGAGCTGAGCGCAGCCATCAAGGGGGAGCAGTCCGTGGGCTCGGCGCTGCGCAAGTCGCAGCTGGAGGCACAGCGGATCGGGGCGAAGTACAAGAGGCGCTGA
- the manD gene encoding D-mannonate dehydratase ManD codes for MRIESAETVVTSPGRNFVTLRVVTADGVTGLGDATLNGRELAVASYLRDHVAPLLEGRDARNIEDTWQYLYRGAYWRRGPVTMAAIAAVDMALWDIKAKAAGMPLYQLLGGASRRGALAYGHASGRDIPELLDSVRAHLEDGYRAIRVQTGVPGLDSVYGVAASSAGSGERYDYEPARRTTGGPALPVEETWDTRAYLRHVPRVFEAVREEFGPELPLLHDGHHRMTPIQAAKLGKSLEPYDLFWLEDVTPGEDQAALRLIRQHTTTPLAIGEVFNSVHDYTTLLSERLIDYVRSAVTHTGGVTAMKKLLDLAAVYGIRSGMHGPTDISPVGMAAALHLDLAVHNFGIQEYMRHSATTLEVFRTSYTFEEGLLHPSENPGLGVELDLDAAARFPYEPAYLPVNRLADGTVHDW; via the coding sequence ATGAGGATCGAGTCCGCGGAGACGGTCGTCACCAGTCCGGGCCGCAATTTCGTCACCCTGCGTGTGGTGACCGCCGACGGCGTCACCGGCCTCGGCGACGCCACCTTGAACGGCCGGGAGCTGGCGGTCGCGTCGTATCTGCGCGACCACGTGGCGCCGCTGCTGGAGGGCCGGGACGCCCGCAACATCGAGGACACATGGCAGTACCTCTACCGGGGGGCCTACTGGCGCCGCGGCCCGGTCACCATGGCCGCGATCGCCGCCGTCGACATGGCCCTGTGGGACATCAAGGCGAAGGCGGCAGGCATGCCGCTGTACCAGCTTCTCGGCGGCGCCAGCCGTCGTGGCGCCCTCGCCTACGGACACGCCTCGGGACGCGACATCCCCGAACTCCTCGACTCCGTAAGGGCGCACCTCGAAGACGGCTACCGGGCGATCCGGGTGCAGACCGGCGTCCCCGGCCTCGACTCGGTCTACGGAGTGGCCGCCTCCAGCGCCGGTTCCGGCGAGCGCTACGACTACGAACCGGCCCGCCGCACCACCGGCGGCCCCGCCCTCCCCGTGGAGGAGACCTGGGACACGCGCGCCTATCTGCGCCATGTGCCGAGGGTGTTCGAGGCCGTACGGGAGGAGTTCGGGCCCGAACTGCCGCTGCTGCACGACGGGCACCACAGGATGACGCCGATCCAGGCGGCGAAGCTCGGCAAGTCCCTGGAGCCCTACGACCTGTTCTGGCTGGAGGACGTCACGCCCGGCGAGGACCAGGCCGCACTGCGTCTGATCCGTCAGCACACCACGACGCCGCTCGCCATCGGCGAGGTCTTCAACTCCGTGCACGACTACACCACGTTGCTGAGCGAGCGGCTCATCGACTACGTGCGCTCGGCGGTCACCCACACCGGCGGCGTCACCGCGATGAAGAAGCTGCTGGACCTCGCCGCCGTCTACGGCATCCGCTCCGGCATGCACGGGCCGACCGACATCTCACCCGTGGGGATGGCCGCCGCGCTCCATCTCGACCTGGCCGTGCACAACTTCGGCATCCAGGAGTACATGCGCCACTCCGCCACGACCCTGGAGGTCTTCCGTACGTCCTACACGTTCGAGGAGGGGCTTCTGCATCCGTCGGAGAACCCGGGGCTCGGTGTGGAACTGGACTTGGACGCGGCGGCCCGCTTCCCCTACGAGCCTGCCTATCTGCCCGTCAACCGCCTCGCCGACGGGACCGTCCACGACTGGTGA
- the glyA gene encoding serine hydroxymethyltransferase, with protein sequence MSLLNSSLHEVDPDVAAAVDAELHRQQSTLEMIASENFAPVASLEAQGSVLTNKYAEGYPGRRYYGGCEHVDVIENIARQRIKDLFGADAANVQPHSGASANAAAMFALLKPGDTIMGLDLAHGGHLTHGMKINFSGKLYNVVAYRVDEETSQVDMEEVARLAREHRPQMIIAGWSAYPRQLDFAAFRRVADEVGALLMVDMAHFAGLVAAGLHPSPVPYADVVTTTTHKTLGGPRGGVILSKKEHAKKINSAVFPGQQGGPLEHVIAAKAVSFKIAASEEFKERQQRTLTGARLLAERLLQPDAVEAGVSVLSGGTDVHLILVDLRNSELDGQQAEDRLHEIGITVNRNAVPNDPRPPMVTSGLRIGTPALATRGFQEEDFREVADVIAEALLPGFDEDKAKSLSARVTALTEKHPLYPGLGS encoded by the coding sequence ATGTCGCTTCTCAACAGCTCTCTCCACGAGGTGGACCCGGACGTCGCCGCCGCCGTCGACGCCGAACTCCACCGCCAGCAGTCCACCCTCGAGATGATCGCGTCGGAGAACTTCGCCCCCGTGGCGTCCCTGGAGGCCCAGGGCTCCGTCCTCACCAACAAGTACGCCGAGGGCTACCCGGGGCGCCGCTACTACGGCGGCTGCGAACACGTCGACGTCATCGAGAACATCGCCCGCCAGCGCATCAAGGACCTCTTCGGCGCGGACGCGGCGAACGTACAGCCGCACTCCGGCGCCTCCGCGAACGCCGCCGCGATGTTCGCCCTGCTCAAGCCAGGCGACACGATCATGGGCCTGGACCTGGCACACGGCGGCCATCTCACACACGGGATGAAGATCAACTTCTCGGGCAAGCTCTACAACGTCGTCGCCTACCGCGTCGACGAGGAGACCAGCCAGGTCGACATGGAAGAGGTGGCACGGCTGGCCCGTGAGCACCGCCCGCAGATGATCATCGCGGGCTGGTCCGCGTATCCCCGGCAGCTCGACTTCGCCGCCTTCCGCCGCGTCGCGGACGAGGTCGGCGCGCTGCTCATGGTCGACATGGCGCACTTCGCGGGGCTGGTCGCGGCGGGGCTGCACCCCTCGCCCGTCCCGTACGCGGACGTGGTCACCACCACCACGCACAAGACCCTCGGCGGCCCGCGCGGCGGCGTGATCCTCTCCAAGAAGGAGCACGCCAAGAAGATCAACTCTGCGGTCTTCCCCGGTCAGCAGGGCGGCCCGCTGGAACACGTCATCGCCGCGAAGGCGGTCTCGTTCAAGATCGCGGCGTCCGAGGAGTTCAAGGAGCGCCAGCAGCGCACCCTGACCGGTGCCCGGCTGCTCGCCGAGCGTCTGCTTCAGCCCGACGCGGTGGAGGCGGGCGTGTCCGTCCTCTCGGGCGGCACGGACGTCCATCTGATCCTCGTGGACCTGCGCAACAGCGAACTGGACGGGCAGCAGGCCGAGGACCGGCTGCACGAGATCGGCATCACCGTCAACCGCAACGCGGTGCCGAACGACCCGCGCCCGCCCATGGTCACCTCCGGACTGCGCATCGGCACGCCCGCGCTCGCCACCCGCGGCTTCCAGGAGGAGGATTTCCGCGAGGTCGCCGACGTCATCGCCGAGGCGCTGCTGCCCGGCTTCGACGAGGACAAGGCGAAGTCACTGAGCGCCCGCGTCACCGCGCTCACCGAGAAGCACCCCCTCTACCCGGGCCTGGGTTCGTAG
- the gcvH gene encoding glycine cleavage system protein GcvH gives MSNPQQLRYSKEHEWLSDAEDGVSTVGITAHAAEALGDVVFVQLPETGDAVTAGEPCGELESTKSVSDLYSPVSGEITEVNQDVVDDPALVNSAPFEGGWLFKVRVSDEPQGLLSAEEYTSFTSGS, from the coding sequence ATGAGCAACCCGCAGCAGCTTCGTTACAGCAAGGAGCACGAGTGGCTGTCGGACGCCGAGGACGGCGTCTCGACGGTCGGGATCACCGCGCACGCAGCCGAAGCGCTCGGCGATGTCGTCTTCGTGCAGCTCCCCGAGACCGGGGATGCGGTCACCGCGGGCGAGCCCTGCGGCGAGCTGGAGTCGACGAAGTCGGTCAGCGACCTGTACTCACCGGTCTCCGGCGAGATCACGGAGGTCAACCAGGACGTCGTGGACGACCCGGCGCTGGTCAACTCCGCGCCGTTCGAGGGCGGCTGGCTGTTCAAGGTCCGTGTCTCGGACGAGCCGCAGGGCCTGCTGTCCGCCGAGGAGTACACCTCGTTCACCTCCGGAAGCTGA
- a CDS encoding L-serine ammonia-lyase codes for MAVSVFDLFSIGIGPSSSHTVGPMRAARMFARRLKNEGVLAHTASVKAELYGSLGATGHGHGTAKAVLLGLEGESPRTVDVENADDRAARIRSSKRLRLLAADIGDAHEIDFDEASELVLHRRRSLPHHANGMTLHAYDASGAPLLEKTYYSVGGGFVVDETVLGEGEAGEARIKPDDTVLKHSFRTGDELLRLTRETGLSVSELMLQNERAWRSEAEIRDGLLEIWEVMRACVARGLSREGILPGGLKVRRRAATAARQLRSEGDRAAHATEWLTLWAMAVNEENAAGGRVVTAPTNGAAGIIPAVLHYYTEFVPGADEDGVVRFLLAAGAIGLLFKENASISGAEVGCQGEVGSACSMAAGGLAEVLGGGPEKVENAAEIGIEHNLGLTCDPIGGLVQIPCIERNGMAAVKAVTAARMALRGDGRHHVSLDKAIKTMKDTGADMKVKYKETARGGLAVNVIEC; via the coding sequence ATGGCGGTCTCCGTCTTCGACCTCTTCTCGATCGGCATCGGCCCGTCCAGCTCCCATACGGTCGGCCCGATGCGCGCAGCCCGCATGTTCGCCCGCCGTCTGAAGAACGAGGGCGTGCTGGCCCACACCGCGTCCGTAAAGGCCGAGCTGTACGGCTCGCTGGGCGCGACCGGCCATGGGCACGGCACCGCCAAGGCAGTACTGCTGGGTCTGGAGGGCGAGTCGCCGCGCACCGTGGACGTCGAGAACGCCGACGACAGAGCGGCCCGTATCCGCTCGTCGAAGCGGCTGCGGCTGCTCGCCGCCGACATAGGGGACGCCCACGAGATCGACTTCGACGAGGCGTCCGAGCTGGTACTCCACCGCCGCCGCTCGCTGCCGCACCACGCGAACGGGATGACGCTCCACGCCTACGACGCCTCCGGCGCCCCGCTGCTGGAGAAGACGTACTACTCCGTGGGCGGAGGCTTCGTCGTCGACGAGACGGTGCTCGGTGAGGGGGAGGCGGGCGAGGCCCGTATCAAGCCCGACGACACCGTGCTGAAGCACTCGTTCCGTACGGGCGACGAACTGCTGAGGCTCACCCGGGAGACCGGGCTTTCCGTCTCCGAGCTGATGCTCCAGAACGAGCGGGCCTGGCGCTCGGAGGCGGAGATCCGCGACGGCCTGCTGGAGATCTGGGAGGTGATGCGGGCGTGCGTGGCACGCGGATTGAGCCGTGAGGGCATCCTGCCGGGTGGTCTGAAGGTGCGCCGCAGGGCGGCGACGGCCGCACGCCAGCTCAGGTCCGAGGGCGACCGCGCGGCGCACGCCACGGAGTGGCTGACGCTGTGGGCGATGGCGGTGAACGAGGAGAACGCGGCGGGCGGCCGCGTCGTCACCGCGCCCACCAACGGGGCGGCGGGCATCATCCCGGCGGTGCTGCACTACTACACCGAGTTCGTGCCGGGTGCCGACGAGGACGGGGTCGTACGTTTCCTGCTGGCGGCGGGGGCGATCGGGCTGCTGTTCAAGGAGAACGCCTCGATCTCCGGCGCGGAGGTCGGCTGCCAGGGAGAAGTCGGCTCGGCGTGCTCCATGGCGGCGGGCGGCCTGGCCGAGGTGCTGGGCGGCGGCCCGGAGAAGGTGGAGAACGCGGCGGAGATCGGCATCGAGCACAATCTGGGGCTCACCTGCGATCCGATCGGCGGGCTCGTCCAGATCCCGTGCATCGAGCGCAACGGCATGGCCGCGGTGAAGGCCGTCACGGCCGCCCGCATGGCGCTGCGGGGCGACGGGCGGCACCACGTGTCGCTCGACAAGGCCATCAAGACGATGAAGGACACCGGCGCGGACATGAAGGTCAAGTACAAGGAGACGGCGCGGGGCGGACTCGCGGTCAACGTCATCGAGTGCTGA